A genomic region of Leishmania braziliensis MHOM/BR/75/M2904 complete genome, chromosome 33 contains the following coding sequences:
- a CDS encoding putative ABC transporter, whose amino-acid sequence MAVVSKLASSRFLGFYALQLLCLTAAVRILNAVLCRRRAGSGSTKHRSHRSSPSYVSGSGDEDAIRMNRIFWERLGSLLRVCIPRFVSLEFGSVLLMLTLFYLRTRLTLLFARVVGRSGRFLVEHNKKAFCFCVADIGLLAIPGAILQIGLKYVKIMTQQRLRDNLQAALHKEYLKGTTVYMISTQNATIDNTDHRLTQETDQFCRSVAGVFRALFKPILDVVTLSIELSKHGGPSPPAFLISYYLLIATCMSVLLPNFAQLVATSQQKEGNLRTKHHQLISHAEEIAFYNGEEIECEHVGRLLRSLIRHEYKIKRTKWLTGCSDSLFIKYGASIVGYLLCSLVVVDQCHLMSKGELTQLYLQSVQLYVPFSEAIGQILLMHKQLGALCGSVHRIGELRERLERINALNVRSEMANVVYSDDLVQWSHVDIVSPAGVSVLRDFNLTVTPGRHTLIMGSNGSGKTALMRVLSGLWPLAKGRVTLPTAPESFMCLPQRTYLPPGSLRAVLTYPYVTEDTCNGKSEQAFVPDEVIMSAATSFGLSTMMDREGGLDASENWEEVLSGGERQRVALVRVLLHRPQFAFLDECTSAISQDEEPFFYSLLQKAGVTLISVSHREALRKLHRVVISLDGEGGYQVSEE is encoded by the coding sequence ATGGCTGTTGTCTCAAAGCTGGCGTCGAGTCGCTTTCTCGGATTTTACGccctccagctgctctgcCTCACTGCGGCGGTCCGAATTCTCAACGCAGTGCTGTGCCGACGGCGCGCTGGAAGTGGCAGTACAAAGCATCGCTCTCACCGCTCCTCTCCGTCGTacgtcagcggcagcggcgatgaggaCGCAATCAGGATGAACCGCATCTTCTGGGAGCGCCTTGGTTCTCTTCTCCGAGTGTGCATCCCTCGTTTTGTATCCCTCGAATTCGGGAGTGTTCTCCTCATGTTGACCCTCTTCTACCTGCGCACCCGCCTGACTTTGCTGTTTGCAAGGGTTGTGGGGCGCAGTGGTCGGTTCCTCGTCGAGCACAACAAAAAGGCGTTTTGTTTTTGTGTGGCAGACATCGGTTTGCTCGCCATTCCGGGAGCGATTCTCCAAATCGGACTAAAGTACGTGAAGATaatgacgcagcagcggctgcgcgacAACTTGCAGGCGGCCCTTCACAAAGAGTACCTCAAAGGCACCACTGTCTACATGATCTCCACGCAGAACGCCACCATCGACAACACCGATCATCGTCTCACGCAGGAGACAGATCAGTTTTGCAGAAGCGTCGCTGGTGTGTTCCGCGCCCTATTCAAACCAATCCTGGATGTGGTGACGCTGTCCATAGAGCTCTCGAAACATGGGGGACCTTCACCCCCTGCTTTCTTAATCTCCTACTACCTCCTCATTGCAACGTGCATGTCGGTGCTGCTACCCAACTTTGCTCAGCTGGTGGCGACAAGCCAACAGAAGGAAGGAAATCTGCGCACGAAACACCACCAGCTCATTTCGCACGCGGAGGAGATCGCCTTCTACAACGGTGAGGAGATCGAGTGCGAGCACGTGGGGCGCCTACTGCGGTCCCTCATCCGCCACGAGTACAAGATCAAGCGCACAAAGTGGCTGACTGGCTGCAGTGACAGCTTATTCATCAAGTACGGCGCTAGCATTGTTGGGTACCTTCTGTGCAGTCTTGTCGTCGTTGACCAATGCCATCTGATGAGCAAGGGCGAACTTACTCAACTGTACCTCCAGAGTGTGCAGTTGTACGTGCCTTTTTCCGAAGCGATTGGTCAGATACTGCTCATGCACAAACAACTAGGTGCGTTGTGCGGCAGCGTGCACCGCATTggcgagctgcgcgagagACTGGAGCGCATCAACGCGTTGAATGTACGTAGTGAGATGGCCAATGTTGTCTACTCGGATGATTTGGTACAATGGTCACACGTAGATATTGTTAGCCCGGCTGGCGTGAGTGTTCTGCGTGATTTTAACCTTACTGTTACCCCTGGAAGACACACACTAATCATGGGCAGCAACGGCTCCGGCAAGACGGCACTGATGCGTGTGCTTAGCGGGCTATGGCCGCTTGCCAAGGGCAGAGTGACTCTCCCAACGGCCCCTGAGTCGTTCATGTGTCTGCCGCAGCGTACATATCTTCCACCTGGCTCGCTGCGCGCGGTGCTTACGTACCCGTACGTAACAGAAGACACCTGCAACGGCAAGTCTGAGCAGGCCTTCGTGCCGGATGAGGTTATCATGTCCGCGGCAACCTCATTCGGTCTCAGCACAATGATGGATCGCGAAGGCGGTTTGGATGCCTCCGAGAACTGGGAGGAAGTGCTGTCGGGTGGGGAGCGTCAACGTGTGGCCCTGGTGCGTGTCCTGTTGCACCGCCCGCAGTTTGCGTTCCTCGATGAGTGCACCAGCGCAATTTCCCAGGATGAAGAGCCATTTTTCTACAGCCTACTGCAGAAGGCGGGTGTGACGTTGATCTCGGTGTCGCATCGTGAGGCACTGCGCAAGCTACACCGCGTCGTCATCTCCCTGGACGGGGAAGGCGGCTACCAGGTCAGCGAAGAgtaa